The following nucleotide sequence is from Solidesulfovibrio carbinolicus.
CTTCGAGTTCGAACGTCACGTCCATCATACCCCGTCTCCTAGTCGCCGATCCAACGTTCCAACACAAACTCCACGCGCTGGTTTCTGGCCCGGTGTTCTGGGGTGTCGTTGGGGTAGAGGGGTTCTAAATCAGCTAATCCGGTGGCTGTCAATCGGTTGGGCGGCATCCCCAGGGAGACCATGTAGCGCAAAACGGCAACGGCTCGCAATGACGAGATTTCCCAGTTGTCTCGGTAGCGGCTGCCGGCTCCGGGCGGTTCGTTGTCGGTAAACCCCCGAATGTTGATGCGCTCCCCTGCGGCCTTGATGAGGAAATCAAACAGGGTGCGAAGCTTGGCCTTGCCTTCGTCGGTGAGGTCCACCCCGTCCTTGGGGAAAAGCACCCCGGCCGGGAAGCCGATGGTGATCTTGCCGGCTTCCAGGGTGGCCGCCACCACACCCTCTAATCCCTTGGACGAGACATAGGTGCGAAACTGGTCGTAGACGCGGCGCTGTTCGCCGATGATGCGTTGCTTGAGCTTGGCCTGTTCCACCAGCACGTTCATGTCGCCGGTGGAGATGGGGGCCATGGTGACGGCCTTGTCCTTGACGCCAAGAGCCGTTTTCACGGAAGTGAACGATTCCGAGAACTTCTTGACGTCCAGGCTCGACATGGAAAAGAGCATGATGAAAAAGCTCATGAGCAGCATCGACATGTCGGCCAGGGTGGTCAGCCACTCGCTGGGCGCTTCGGACTCCTCGATCTCCTCGTCGTAGTTGTCGTCATCTTCGGACATTGCGGCGCTCCTTGGGGGCAATGAACGACGACAGCTTCTCGTAGACCAGACGGGGGTTGTTGTTTTGCAGGATGCACTTGGCCCCTTCGAAGATGATGTCGAGCTGATGGGCCTCGCTGATGGTGCGGGCGCGCAGCTTGCCGGCCACGGGCAGGAAAAACAGCGTGGACAAAAGGGAGCCGTAAAAGGTGGTGATGATCGCCACGGCCATGGCCGGGCCGACGCTCTTGGGATCTTCCAGCCGGCCCAGCATCTGCACCAGGCCAATGAGGGTGCCGATCATGCCGAACGACGGCGCGAATCCGGCCAGGGACTTAAAGACCGCCTCGCCTACGGCATGGCGGCGTTTCATGGAGCTGATCTCGATGCGCACGGTTTCGCGGATAAGCGCCGGATCGGCGTTGTCGGCGATGAGCTGGCAGGCTTTTTTGAGGATGGCGTTGTCGGTCTGAATGTTCTCCAGGGCGAGCAAGCCCTCGCGGCGGCTGATCTCGGCGATGCGCACCATCATCTCCACCACTTCGGCGTCGCTGACCTTGCGCGAGGAAAAGATCTGCAGCATGGCCGAAAAGGCCTGCATCACTTCACGCACGGGAAAGGCCACGCACGTGGAGGCGATGGTGCCGCCAACGACGATCATGAGGCTTGGGATGTCGATGAACTCCCGCAGCGAACCGCCCATGAAAATGGCCCCGAGCACCAGGGAAATGCCCGACGCGAGGCCAAGAAACGTCCCGAGATCCATGTGTTGTGTCCGTATAGGGGCGGATTGGGGGACTTTCGCGTCCGGGAAAGGCCTCCCCCTTCCCGACCGGCCGGCCCCATGCTACGACAAGCGGCAACAGGAGTCGTGTATATGGTTTACAATGACGATGTAAAGCGTGCCGCCGACGCCGTCCAAAGCCGCCTGGGCGACATCCCGCCCGGTTGCGTGGGACTGGTCTCGGGCACGGGCCTGGGCGGTCTGGCCGCCGCCCTGGCCGAGCGCAAAGAGATGGCCGCCAGCGACATCCCGGGCTTCCCCCGCTCCACCGCCCCCAGCCACGCCGGAACCCTGGCCCTGGGCAACATCGCCGGACGGCCGACGCTGCTGCTTTCCGGCCGCCTCCACCTCTACGAAGGGCACTCGCCGCGCGACGTGGCCTTTGGCGTGCGGCTGCTGGCCGGGCTTGGCGTGCGCGTCCTGGCGCTGACCAACGCTGCCGGCGCGCTGGACCCCCACTTCGCCGCCGGCGGCCTCATGCGGGTGACCGACCACATCAACCTGACCGGCCGCAACCCGCTGGTCGGCCCCAACGACGACGGAGCCGGACCGCGCTTCCCGGACATGAGCCAGGCCTACAGCCGCCGGCTGGGCGAAATCGCCGACGCCAAGGCCCTGGAGCTGGGGCTGCGCCTGGAACGCGGCGTCTACGCCGGGGTGCTCGGTCCCTGCCTCGAAACCCCGGCCGAAACCCGGATGCTGCGGCTGCTCGGGGCCGACGCCGTGGGCATGTCCACGGTCGCCGAAGTCATCGCCGCCCGCCACCTGGGCCTGGAAGTCCTCGTCATCTCCTGCCTGACCAACGTCAACCTGCCCGACTGCATGGCCGAAACCACCCTGGAAGACGTCCTGGCCACGGCCAAAAAAGCCGAGGCAGACCTGGCGAAGCTGATTAGCAACATTATTCCAGTTATTTAAGACATAAAGATGCCTCCGGCGGCCAAAGGGGCTGAGCCCCTTTGGAAACCCCACCGGGGTACTCTTTGGCTTTCCATGCGAAAAGGGCTGTTTTGGGCGCGAGGCTTTGCTCGCGCCCAAAACAGCCCTCTTCTCTCTCGCGACGCCGCCCGCCGACGCCCTCCCCCGCCCAACCGACCATCCCCAAGTCGGGGGTCCGGGGGCCTGAGGCCCCCGGCCGCCGGAGGCATTCCCCGCCTCACTTCCCCCCGACGAACCCCACCGCGCCGCGCTGGCCGAGCTGACGCAAAAAGGCGGCCACGGCCAGCCCGGCCTCGTCGCGGTCGAGGCCGTAGCGCTCGGCCAGGGCCACGGCCAGCTCGCCCACGGTGGCCCGGCCGTCGATGCGTTCCCAGACAAAGGAGCCGATGGCGTCGAGTTCCACGGTTTTACGCAGCACCCGGCCGTCCCACACGCCCAGGCGTTTGGCCAGTCCGGCCAGGGCCGGGCGCACGGACACGGGAACCGAGAGGCGGAAAAGGCCCTCGGCCGTGCGCGAGACGTCCACGTCGCGGCTGGGGCACGGGGCGAGCCTCATGGCCTCGTCCCGGGTCATGACCGGCTCGGGCGGCTTTTTCGATTTAAACGGAAACACAGCGCCCTGCGGCGGCGGCCAGCCAGTCGGGGTTGAGGGGATGGCGGGACGTGGCGGCCGCGCCGTAGAGCTTGTCGGCGGCAGGATCGTGGCGCAGCAGGGTCAGCCGGGCCGGACGGCCCAGGGTCCGGGTCAGCCGGTCGCGCCACTGTTCGCCCTGGCGCTCCCCGACCCACACGGCCGGGCAGCCGTCCACGACAGCTTCCGTGGCCGGCCGGTCCGCGTCGAAGCCAAAGGCCAGCCGGGCCAGACGCGGCAGCGGATCGCGGGCCAGGAGCACTTCGGCCGGGGCCAGGCGCAGGATGTCCAGGCGCGATTTGCCTTGGGCGAAGTTCAGGCTGAACCGGCCGGGCGAGAAGTGAAAGGCGGTCAGACGGTAGTCCGGCGGCGGCCGAAAGGACAGGCCGAAGACGCGAAACTCCGGCGGCCCGTCGTGGTGATGCGAAAAACTGGCCAGCGTCCGGCCGACCTCGGCCACGCGCGGGCTGTCCGGGCCGTCCGGGCCGCCGTAGGCCTGGAAGATGGCGGCCAGGCCGCAGTCGGGACAAAAAAGCGCCGCCCCCAGGCCGCCGCGCTCCCCGATGTTCCAGGCGACGGGCATGGTCTCGAAACCGGCCAGGGCGGCTTCCCAGGCCTTGGGCAGGCCATCGGCACGCCGGGCCTGGCCCTTGGGGGTCATGGCCCGGAAGGCCGCTTCCATGCCGTCGCGGCCGGCCCCGGGCCGCCATTTGAGTTCAAAGGCCGGACCGGAGCCGTCCTCAAAATAGAGATAGCCCAAGCCCAGCCGGGCGGGCCGCCAGGACGACGGCACGGTGAGGGTCAAGCCGTTCCAGGCGACAAGGGTGGTTTCGGCGACGGCGGTCATGGGGCCAGATGTACGGCATGGCCGCCGCCCGGGCAAGGCGGGGCTAGCTGGATGATGCCGCGACCTCGGCCATCGCGACAGAAATGTCCACCCTCTTTGCGACGACTCACGCCAAAGCCCCGTCATCATCCCCGAGCCGCGCCAAGAGCGGTTTCCCGGCCACCAGGCGGCCGCCCGGGCCTGGACCTGGCCATCCCCCTTCGTGTAAAGCCGGGTACACGGCCGGGCTCGCCGCCCGGCCCACGGCGACGGCCCCGCCCGCCGGGAAAAGCGGCGGCCAGACCACATCCAGCGCCAGAAAAAGGGAATCCCATGAAAAAGATCGAAGCCATCATCAAGCCCTTCAAGCTCGACGAGGTCAAAGACGCCCTGGACAATTTGGGCATTCACGGCCTCACCGTCACCGAAGTGCGCGGCTACGGCCGCCAGAAAGGCCATGTCGAAGCCTACCGGGGCATCGAATATCAGGTGCAGTTCAACGCCAAGGTCAAAATCGAGGTCGTGACCACCGACGATCTGGCCGAACAGGTGGTGGCCGCCATACGCGCCGCCGCCAACACCGGAGCCATCGGCGACGGCAAGATCTTCATCTACCCCGTGGAAGGCGTGGTGCGCATCCGCACCGGCGAGACCGACGAAGCGGCGATTTAGGTTTTTTAAGAAGCCTCCGGCGGCCGGGGGCCTGAGGCCCCCGGACCCCCCGCCTGGAAAACAGGGAGGCGATTTGACTTAGGTCATGTCGGGGTTGGGGCGGGGCTGGCAGGGTGGCGGCCGGAGGTTGCCCATGCCCCACGCGCCCAATCCCGACCTGCCTATGGACGTCGCCGACGTCCTGGCAGCCATGCGCCAGCTCGGCGGCTATCTCGACGTCGCCCCGGACCAGGCCCTTACCCTCTACCGCCTGGCCTATGCCCACGCCGCCGCCCGGCTGGCGACAGACGTTCCCGTGGCCGCCATCATGACCCCGGACGTCACCACGGCCGCGCCCGGCGACACGGTCCGCGACGCCACCCTGGCCATGGCCCGGGCCGGCGTATCCGGGCTGCCCGTGGTGGCGGGCGGCGCGGTGGTCGGCGTGCTGTCCGTAAAAGACGTGCTGCGCCTGCTCGGGCTGCCGCCCCAGTCCGGCCCGGCCGTCCTGGCCGCCCGGCTCCTCGACCCCGAAACCTGCCTCCACGAAACCGACCAGGCCGCCCTGGCCCACACTCCCGTGGCCCGGCTCATGGCCACTCCGGCCGTTGTCGTCGCCCCCGACACGCCCCGCTCCGAGGCCGCCCGGCTCATGGCCGGACAGCGCATCAACCGCCTGCCGGTGGTGTATAAGGGCGTGCTTCGCGGCATCGTCAGCCGAGCGGACGTGGTGCGCTCCTGCCGGGGACTGGAGTGTCCGCTGTGAGCCTGCTGCAAAAAATGCGCGGCGCGGGCGTTTCCCCGCCCCGCGTGGGCGCGCCCGAAATCCTCTGGTCGTTTCTGGGGGCCTTGGGCGGCATCGCCGCCGTGGCCTGGCTCCATGAACGCCTGGCCGATCCAGCCGGGCTGTCGCTGCTTATCGGTTCCTTCGGGGCCTCGGCCGTGCTCCTCTACGGCGCGCCGGCCAGTCCGCTGGCCCAGCCGCGAAACCTCATCGGCGGCCATGTACTTTCGGCCCTGGTCGGGGTCACGGTCCGGCTGACCATCGCCTCGCCGGACTGGCTGGCCTGCGCCGTGGCCGTGGCCGCGGCCATCGCGCTTATGCACGCCACCGGCACGCTGCATCCCCCGGGCGGGGCCACGGCCCTTATCGCCGTCACCGGCGGCCCCAAGCTCCTGGCCCTGGGCTACCTCTATGCGCTGATCCCGGTGCTCTCCGGCGCGCTGGTCATGCTGGCCGTGGCCCTGGTCGCGGTCAACGCCGTGCCGTCCCGGCGCTATCCCCTGTATTGGTGGTAGGGCCACACGCCAAACACAACGGCCCGCCAGGAAACCGATCCGGGCCGTCCGTTTGCTTGGCGGGCAGCGGCTCAGGCCAAGGCCCGCCGCCGTCCGCGAAAAAAGGCTAAACAGAGGAAAGGTCGAGTTCAAAGCGCAGGTTGTCGCGATGCACGGTGTAGCGGTCGTCGGGCACACGCTCCGTGACCCGGAAGCCGGCCTTCTCGTACAGCCGGCGCGAGGCAGGCAGGCCGTCCACGGTCCACAAAAAGACTTTCAGAAAGCCCCGCTGCCTGCACCAGGACAAGGCTTCGGCCAACAGCGCCTTGCCGGCCCCGCAGCCGTGGCAGTCCGGGTCCACGATGAAAAACCGCAGCTGCGCCCCCTCGGGCAGACGCCGGCGGCCGTAAATGGCGATCATGCCGACAACCCGCCCGGCCTTGTGGGCCGAGAGCAACAGATCGTCGCCCTCGTCGTAGCCCTCGACGAATTCCGCAAACTCCCGGGCAATGAGCGACTCAAAAGGCGCGCCCGAACCCCAGGCCTCGGCGTAGTAGCGGCCATGCAGTTCAGCCGCCCGGCCGATAAGCCCCGGCTCATAGCCCCGACGGATTTCGATTCCCCCAACCGGCGGCCTGCTTCCGGGCGTCCCGGCGCTGACGGCTGCGCACGGCATCACGCACCTCCTGCGTAAGGTTTGGCCTCGGCCCACAGATGCTCGAAGGCCAGGCGCAGCATGGCGGCCACGCCCTGGTTGTGGATGACCACCGCCGTGAAGCTCGGCTGCCCCCCGGCCGGGTCCTGCATGGAGAGCAGCGTGGTCTCGTCGTCGAAACACTGCATTTTGAGCGGCAACATCGGGACCACCCGCAGATTAAGCCCCTGGGCGCAGAGTCCGGGCCACAGCCCGGACAACCCCGGCTCGTCGGCCACGCTCGCGTCGCACAGCGCCCGGTAGGCCAGCCCACGCCCCAGCGGCGCTTCCATGAACGCCTGGTTCTGGTCGTTTGAAAGGATCATCGGCCGCGTGATGGAGGACAGCACTTGCTTCTTGGCCGCCCGGGCCAGGGCCAGAGCGCGCTGGGCGATGCGGGTGGGGCCGCTTAAAACCTCGGCATAGGCCAACGGGTCGCTGCGGCCGCGCCCGCCGGCAAAAAGCGGCGTCAGGGCTTCGGTCAGGCGCGCCGCCGCCGCCTCGGCCTCCTGCTTTTGGCGCGCCAGAGCCGCCGCCCGCTCCCCGGCCAGCAGTTCCATGGCCACGGCCGGAGCCACGGCGCCGTAGGTGCGCGGCGAGCCGTCCCGGCTCTGGCACAGCCCCTTGGCCGCCAGCCCGGCCAGCACGTCATAGACCCGCTGACGCGGTATCGCCCCCCGCGCCGCCACCTCGGCCGGCGTCAGTTCGGCCTGGCCGATAAGCGCCAGATAGGCCGCCGCCTCGTAGCTGGTCAGCCCCAGGGCGGCAAGTTCCTGCGCTTCGACCATACGTCACCACCTCCTCGTGGCGACAAGACAACTAGCACCACTGGGCAGTGGTGTCAACAGCCCGCGACTTGCCAGACCGGCCGGCCGGGCGTAGAGCGGCCAAGACCCGGTACGCCAAGAGACCTGTCTCGACGTCCGGGCCTACTGTGTCGGCCGCCTCGCCCTGCCCGTCCCTTGCGCTTCCCGCGCCCGGCCGGACCGGACCTCCGGCCCTTGCCCGGGTTCGATGCGCCTCGCGCGCTCCTCCCCGCCGCCCGTTTGATTCAACGCTGTCGCCTGTCACGTCGCGGCAGTCGCAAGGACGCCTCATGGATTTCACTTCCCCGGCCCAACTCGTGGGCTACCTCGCCTTCGTGCTCGGCGTCATCGCCTTCATCCAGCGCATCGACTGGAAGCTCAAAACGCTCATCGCCGTGGAATGCCTAGCCTATACCGTGCATTTCGCCATGCTCGGCAACAATGCGGCCTCGTTTTCCGCCGCCCTGTCCGCCGTGCGCATGTTCGTCTCGCTGAAAACCCGCTCGCCCTGGCTGGCCGGCTTCTTCCTGGCCGCCAACATCCTCGTCGGCATCTACCTGGCCCATGGCTGGACAGCCGTCTTCGCCATCGCCGCCGGCTGCTCCGGCACCTGGGCCGCGTTTTTCCTCTCTGGCCTGAAACTGCGCGGACTGCTCTTCTTCGCCACCCTGTGCTGGCTGTCCAACAACATCGCCACCGGCTCCATCGGCGGCACGCTGCTCGAAACCATCATCGCCCTGGTCAACGGCAACACCATGTGGCGACTGTGGCGGGCGCAGAAAGAGAAAGAGAAAGAGAAAGAGTGCCTCCGGCGGCCGGGGGCCTGAGGCCCCCGGACCCCCCAAATAGGTAAAGGGGAAGCGGCGGGAACGCGGCGAGGGACGGGAAGACGGCCGGGAGGCCGATCAGACCAGCGGGTCCATGGGCAGGACGAAAAAGAAATTGTTGCCAAGCGCCGTGGCCTCGTAGCCCTCCACGCCGCCGTGCAGCCGCACCACCTCGCGGATGAAATACAGGCCGTGGCCAGTGCCGTACTCGCCCGAGGCGTTCTCGCCCCGCACGCCCTCCTCGAACAGATGGGCGGCGGTCTCGGGCGGAATGGCCGGACCAGAAGTAAAGACGTTGAGCTTGATGCCGTCCTTGCCCGGGCCGAAGAAATTCTCCTTGCGCTCCCAGCCAAAGGAAATAAAACGCCGCCGCTGGCCCGAAACCGGGTCCGTCACCTCGCGGGTGTACTTGACCGCGTTGGAAAAAAGATTGGCGTAAACCTGGCTAACCAGCCCGATGTCCACCACCACTTCGATTTCCTGGTCCGGCACGCCGCCCAGGGACGTGTCGATCTCAATGCCGCGCTCCTCGAAACGCGGCCGGTAACGCTCAAGCTGCAAGTCGATGACCTGTTTTTTGAAGTTGCAGGCCCGCTTCTCCAGCACGTAGCGCCCTTCCTCGAAGTGCGAACGCCGCAGGAGCGTCTCCAAAAACAGACTCGTCTGCTCGTAATGGGTCAGTATCTGGCGATACTGGTCCATAAGCCCTTCGTGGATGTAACCGAGATCGCGCAAAAGCTTTTCCCGGGTGGCCGACTCATCTTCTTCCAGGGCGGCCGCGGCGGCCGGCTCGGCCTCGCCCTCGAAAAACTGCTTGAGCTTCCATTCAAAAAATTTGAGCAGATCGATCTTGGAGCGCAGGCGCTTGTAATAGAGCTTGAAATAGATGTTGGGGACAATGACGTTGTGGCCGATGTCCTTGACCAGGCTGCGGATGAACTGGAGATGTTCCTTGTTCTTGGTGGCCAGGATACGGTTGTGCAACTGGTAGCCGAAGCGGTTGGCGTAGCGCTCGAAGAACAGCCGGTCGTGCTCGGAAAGCCGGCTGACTGGGTAGATTTCCAACATGCCGAAAACGTCTTCGCGCGGGGTGAAGGGCAGCTGGGAAATCAGCTCATGGTTGCCCTTGATGGGAATGAAAAGCCGGTCGTCGCGGATGGTGGTCTTGCGGGCAAAAGGCAGATCGGCCAGCTCGCCGGCATCGGCGTCGGCGCAGCTGTAGGCGCAGCGCCGGATCGCCCCGCTCTTGCTGTCCAGGACATAAAGGTTGCACTCGATGTCGAAAAACATCTTGGGGATGAGCAGACACACGGCATAGAGATGCTCGACCTGGGGGAATTCCTGGGCCAGATCGAAAAAGACGTTGAGCGAGATGCTCTGTTTGGTCGAGAAGTTGTAGGCCTCGTAGTCGTCCATCTTCTGATGGATGCGACGGGCCACGGCGTCGATGACCTGGCGGTCCAAAATGGCCGGGTCCCCGGCCGGGCCGGGATCGAACCCCATGCCGGCGACGTCGTCGTCCCAGGCGCTGGTCATCGGGAACCCTCCGGGTAGCGGTTTATTTCACAATACGCCCGAAGCCGGCCAAAGACAATACGATCCCGGCGTGACGGCCATAAAACCGCCACGCGACGATTGCATGGAGCCGGGCCGGACGCGGCCGCCCGGCCCGCTCGCGGCACCTCCCGCAAACAATACGATAGTATTTTTTAAGAAAAATCAACTACCGCATACAGCTGTCTACGTCGCGCCATGGGCGCTTTTCATGGACGCGACATACGGTCAGTCGATGCGAATTTCGACCGGTCCCGGCCCGAATCCCTTGAGTTCGGAGACCATCCCCCGGATGCCCGAGGCCAGGATGCGCTCCACGAAGGGGTTGAGCGTAAGCCGCCGCCCGCCCACGCTGACAGCCATGGCCACCTGGGTGGTGGCGCAGTCGCCCGGCGTGGCCCGGCCGGCCATGATGTCAACGGCCAGGCTGGCGCAGTCGTCCCGGCCGCAGGCGGCGCAGTCCAGGGCCGGCAGGACGAATCCCCGCTCAAGGGCCAGATCGGCCAGGGCGGCAACGGATTCGATGTGGGGCAGCCCCGGGGCGCGCACCTCGCCGAAGGTTCCCAGCACCAGTCCCGGGTCGGACAGCTGAGCCGCCTCGGCCGGTTCGCGCAGCACCAGCACGCGCGGAGCCACGGCGTGTTCGCGTCCACCTTCCATGACCAGCACCTCGCCGTCGAGCAGGGCCAGCATGTCCGAGAGCTTGCGCGGGGTGTTAAAAAACAGCGCGCTCTCCTTTCCGGCCACGGCCCCCACGGTGCGGCAGTGGGCCATGAACCGGTCGGTGTCGGTATCTTCCTTGTCGATGCCCGGGTTGTGCGTGCACTTGAGCGCGCACGGAGCCACGCCCCGGCCGGCCAATTCGGCCAGCAGGGCCGCGCACAGGGTGGTCTTGCCGGATTTTTTAAATCCCAGAATCTGGACGCCCTTCATGGCGTTTTCTCCTTGCAGGGGTTGTTGTCAGGCCCAGACGCCGCCGCGTCGCCGTGGCCGGCCAAGTCGAAAAGCGGAGTCGGCCCATCCCGGGCGACGTCAGGCGGCCGGCTGGGGCCAGTCGGCGTGGCCGATCTCGCGCGCGGGCGCGGCGAGCTGACCGTCGCGAATCCACAGCATGTCGTCGCAGATGGCTTTGAGCCACTCGTGGTCGTGGCCGCTGATGACCAGGGTCGTGCCGTGGCGCTCCCGGGCGGTGGTCACGGCCCGGCGCACCAGTTCGGCGCTGTCGCGGTCGAGGTTGGCCGTGGGTTCGTCCAGAAGCAGCGCCCGGGGCCGCAAGGCCAGCCGGGCGGCCAGGGCCACGCGTTTGACCTCGCCGCCGGAAAGCTGATGCCACATGCGTCCGGCGAACCGGGCCGGATCAAGGCCGACCAGGGCCAGGGCCGAGGCCACGCGTTCGGCCACATCCGACGCGCCGCGCGCCTCCAGCCCAAAGGCCACGTTGGCCCGCACCGAACGCTTGAGCAGATACGGTTCCTGGGGAAAACAGGTCACCTCGCCGCGAAGGGCGTACTCGCGGCCCCCGGTCGGCTCGCCCCGGTAGAGAATCGTGCCCTGGGCCGGCGTTTCGAGAAAGGCGAGCAAACGCAGCAAGGTTGATTTGCCGCCGCCGTTTGGCCCCACAAGCCCGATGATCGCGCCCTCGGGCACGGCCAAGCCGTCAAGGCGCAACACCTCGCGCCCGCCGTAGCGCTGCACCACGCCTTGCAGTTCGTAGAGGGCGCTCATGCGGCCGACCGGCGGCGAAAGGCCGAAGCAGCCAGGTTGACGGCAAAGGCAATGATCATAAGCACGATCCCCAGGGCGATGCCGGTGGCGAATTCCCCCTTGCCGGTCTCCAGGGCGATGGCCGTGGTGATGGTGCGGGTGGACCACTTGATGTTGCCGCCAAGCATCATGGAAATACCGATTTCGGAGAAGATACGTCCAAAGGCGGCGGTGGCGGCGAGCAAAAGCCCGAAACGGGCCTCGCCCAGGGTGGCGAAGAAGACCTGCCTGGGGCCGGCCCCGAGCGTCAGCAGGGTGGGCCGCAGCCGGGGGTCGAGGTTTTCCACGGCCTGGGCGGTCAGGGCAATGACGATGGGCAGCCCCAGGATGGTGAGCCCCACGGCCATGCCCGGCACGGTGAACAACAGGCCCAACTCGCCAAGGGGGCCGCGCCGGGAAATGAAGGCGTAGACCACCAGGCCGATGACCACCGTCGGAAAGGCCAAAAAGGTTTCCACCACCATCCGAATGGTGCGCTTGCCGGGAAAATCGCCGTAGCCCAGCGCAAATCCTGCCGGCGTTCCCAGTACCAGCGTGGCGGCCACGGCTTCCAGGGAGACTATCACGGTGGTCCAGACGGCGGAAAAGGTGGCGGGATCGCCGCCCAGGAGCAGTTCGAGCGCCTGGCGCAAGCCGTCGAGGATGTAATCCATGGGGTATTTTGGCAGTCGGGCGCGCCGGCGTCAACGGCCGGCGCGCCCGCTTGTGGTTTGGCTGTCGCGCTATTTGGCGGCGTTGGGGGTGAAAAGCTTCTTGCCCTTGACCGTGAAGTCCCCGACGACCTTCTGGCCCTTGGGCGAGGCCAGCCAGTCGGCAAAAATCACGGCCTCCTTGACCTTCACCTTCTCGCATTTGGCCGGGTTGACCGGAATGACGCTGTACTGGTTGAGCAGCGGCTTGTCACCCTCCACCAGCACCGCCAGGGCCGGCTTGCCCTTAGCCTGATCCTCGTAAGAGATGTACGTGCCCCGATCAACCAGGG
It contains:
- a CDS encoding ABC transporter permease, giving the protein MDYILDGLRQALELLLGGDPATFSAVWTTVIVSLEAVAATLVLGTPAGFALGYGDFPGKRTIRMVVETFLAFPTVVIGLVVYAFISRRGPLGELGLLFTVPGMAVGLTILGLPIVIALTAQAVENLDPRLRPTLLTLGAGPRQVFFATLGEARFGLLLAATAAFGRIFSEIGISMMLGGNIKWSTRTITTAIALETGKGEFATGIALGIVLMIIAFAVNLAASAFRRRSAA
- a CDS encoding ATP-binding cassette domain-containing protein, translated to MSALYELQGVVQRYGGREVLRLDGLAVPEGAIIGLVGPNGGGKSTLLRLLAFLETPAQGTILYRGEPTGGREYALRGEVTCFPQEPYLLKRSVRANVAFGLEARGASDVAERVASALALVGLDPARFAGRMWHQLSGGEVKRVALAARLALRPRALLLDEPTANLDRDSAELVRRAVTTARERHGTTLVISGHDHEWLKAICDDMLWIRDGQLAAPAREIGHADWPQPAA